The sequence TGTTTGCAGGGGGTTGGTGAGAACCCGGCGATTCAGGATATTTATGTCCAGCATGTTAAAGATGCTATCGCTGAGAAAAAGGACTTTTCCTGAATAGAAGAACTACCGGAGGGAAAGCTTTTTCAGAAGACGTAGTTAGCGGCCGTCCGGACAGGATAAACGGACGAAAGGGGTAAGCAATGAACATACAGGGAAAAGCGGTACTCATTACCGGCGGTACCTCCGGTATTGGCCTGGCGGCAGCCAGGCTATTCCTGGAGCAAGGCGCCGGAGTTGCCGTTGTGGGAAGGGACCGGAAGAAAGGCGAAAAAGCGGTACAGGAATTAGACTCATATGGGAAAGTCTGCTACATCGAAGCTGACGTGGCTAAGGTAGCTGATTGTCAGAAAGCGGTCGTCCAAACCTGTAAGGTTATGGGCCGGCTGGATATTGTCGTTAATTGTGCCGGTACCTATCAGGAGAAAGCCATTGAAGAGGTTAACGAGGATGATTATGAAGCGATCATGGATGTGAATATGAAAGGGACCTATTTTATTGCTAAGTTTGCCGTGCCGGAATTAAAGAAAGGCAAGGGCGGCGCCATTGTCAATGTCTCTTCCGATGCCGGGCTGCAGGGCAACTGGCTGTGTACTGCCTATTGCGCGGCAAAAGGGGCTGTCAACACTTTTACCAAAGCTTTGGCTCTGGAATTGGCGCCCTATGGCATCCGGGTCAATGCCGTATGCCCCGGCGATATTCATACACCTTTGCTGGAAAAACAATTAGAGCAGGCTGCGGACAGAGAAAGAACACTGCGGGATATGGCCGGTATTTATCCCTTGGGACGGCTGGGAACGCCCGATGAGGTGGCTCAGGTAATTTTGTTTCTGGCTTCGCCGCAGGCCGCCTTTGTTACAGGCGCGTTATGGTCGGTCGATGGCGGACTGACCGCCTGTTAAGGATTTGGCTGCCAAACAAAAGATAGAGAATACTGTATTCAATATTTAGCCTGTGTATACATTATATAGAAGGCTTTTTATTTGACTTCCTGTTTGCTGCATGATATGTTAAATGAGAAAGTTATGAATATACAATGAAATACGTAAAGAGGTAGGTGCCCTACGGGGCTTAATAGGGAAGTCCGGTGCAAGGCCGGTGCGGTCCCGCCACTGTAATGAAGAGTGACTCCAAAAAGCAAGGCCACTGGGATATTCATCCTGGGAAGGATTGGGGGAGCGATGACGCAGAGCCAGGAGAACTGCCTATCTGACAATCACCGATTGACCTGCGAGCGACGGGAAGGCGATTATAAGGGAAGTCTATATGCATAGGCTGTCTTTGGGTTGCCTCTTTTTAGGCATCCTGTATGGCGCTTTGAAGATAGGTTTCTTTTGTAATCAATTTTTTCGGCAGCAGGCGAGAGTTGATGACAAAAGAAACCTATTTTATGTTGTGAAGGGGGGACTCTGGTTACGACTGCCGGATTGGAGCGGGCAGTTGTTGTGGATTTTTATAATGAAATACGCAAAGAGGTAGGTGCCCTGCGGGGCTTAATAGGGAAGGCCGGTGCGGTCCCGCCACTGTAATGAAGAGTGACTCCAAAAGGCAAGGCCACTGGGATATTCATCCTGGGAAGGATTGGGGAAGCGATGACGCAAAGCCAGGAGAACTGCCTATCTGACAATCACCGATTGACCTGCGAGCGACGGGGAGGCGATTACGACGGAAAGTCTATACCCATAGGCTGTTTTTGGGTTGTCCGGAAACGGCTGGGAAAGCGGGCTTCCTTTGTAATCAACTTTTACGGCTGTGCGGTTGATCATAAAGGAAACCTGCTTTTTTTGCATAAATGAGAATACGTCCTTATTTTATGTTTGCCGGTAAACTGGCCGGAATATCGAATGGCGGTGAATATAAAGCTATGCCTGATACAATTTAATAGGGAGTCGCTGATAATTGGGGTTTGGCTGACGCAGCCGGACGGAAAAAAATCCGTCTGGACGGACGTGCAGTGCGAATAATTCAGTGGTTTCCTAGATGGACAGAACAAAGAGAAGTCCGAATAAATGTCTGAACGGCAGATGTTTATCCGGTTTTTTTATTTTTTCTATTAATTAATATTGCAGTCATACAGGGAGTGAAAACATGTCAACACTTAAGTCCGATGTCGTTATCATTGGTGGCGGTATCGTTGGTACGGCTATTGCCAGGGAATTAGCCAAATACCAGCTACGCGTTGTCCTGCTGGAAAAGGAACCGGAACTGGCCGCTGGCACCACCAAGGCAAACAGTGCCATCCTTCATGCGGGTTTCGATGCCAAACCGGGGACGCTGAAAGCCAGATTAAATGTACGGGGTAATGCTCTGTACCATGCGTTGCGGGAGGAGTTGTCCCTTGCCATCCAATGGATAGGTTCACTGGTTGTTGCTACTGATAAAGAAGAGCTGCAGACCATAGCGGAACTTTTGAACCGGGGAAACCAGAACCAAGTGCCTGGGCTGGCTTTGCTGAGCCGGGAGGAAGCGCTGACCAAGGAACCCGGCTTAGTGAACGCTGAAGGCGCGTTGTGGGCGCCTTCGACAGGAATCTTTCTTC comes from Propionispora vibrioides and encodes:
- a CDS encoding SDR family NAD(P)-dependent oxidoreductase translates to MNIQGKAVLITGGTSGIGLAAARLFLEQGAGVAVVGRDRKKGEKAVQELDSYGKVCYIEADVAKVADCQKAVVQTCKVMGRLDIVVNCAGTYQEKAIEEVNEDDYEAIMDVNMKGTYFIAKFAVPELKKGKGGAIVNVSSDAGLQGNWLCTAYCAAKGAVNTFTKALALELAPYGIRVNAVCPGDIHTPLLEKQLEQAADRERTLRDMAGIYPLGRLGTPDEVAQVILFLASPQAAFVTGALWSVDGGLTAC